One Thermococcus sp. M36 genomic window, TTGATGAAGGAGACGTTCATCAGGGTTATTCCGGCCCCGACGACCGTTATGAGGGCCACGAACTGGGTGAGGGAGAGCTGGGTGGCGTACTGGGAGAGCAGCGCCAGACCGGCACTCGCCGTCAGGGCACCAGTTATGGCGAGGGGCTTTGCGCCTGTCCTGGGCATCAGCTTGCCGGCGAGGGGAGCTACGATCAGCATCGCGAGGGCCATCGGGGTCATGAGCAGGCCGCTTTCGAGTATCGTCTTGCCGAAGCCGTACGGCGGCTTCATCTGGAAGATGTAGGTGTTCGCCTGGCTCATCATAGATATTCCAAAGGCCGCGAACATTATGCCGAGGTTCACTATGGCGGGATTTCTGGAGGATATTATGTCGAGCGGGATCAGCGGGTTGTCGGTTCTCTTCTCCCAGAGGTAGAGCGCGATGATTCCGATGATGGACACTCCGAAGAGCACGAGGGTCTGCTCCGCCCTCCAGCCGACGTTGGGTGCCCTCGTCACGGCGACCAGGGCCGGCACGACGGCCCAGACCAGGAAGAGCGCCCCAGGCCAGTCAAGCTTTCCGGGATTCACGTAGCGGCTCTCGCGGAGAACCCTCCAGGCGAGTATAAACATCAGAACCGCAAACGGTGCCGCCGAGTGGTACGTCCAGCGCCAGCCGAAGTTCTGGGTTACGTACGCGCCAAGGGGAAGCGCGATGACCATACCCACTCCAAACATGGCACTTATCATTCCCTGAACCTGAGGCACCATCTCGGGCGGGAACTCCTCACGGACGAGGCTGAAGGCTAACGGGAATATCGCCATTCCAAGGCCCTGGATTCCGCGCGATACGAGAAGCCACTGAAAGCTCGGTGCGAAGCCGTTGAGGATAACCCCCAGCGTGTAGAAGCCCAGAGCGACCAAAAACATCTTCTTCTTGCCGTACATGTCGCCGAGCTTGCCGAGTATGGCGGCACTCACCGTTCCGACGAGGAGGTAAACCGTCAGAACCCAGCTGACGTCGTTGGGGTTTATCCCGAACTCCTTCTGTATCGTCGGCAGTGCCGGAGTCAGCATCGCCTCGGTGTACATGACGAGCAGTGGGAGAATGATCACGACGAGCATCGCCCTCTTGGCGTAGGCCATGTCGTAGGTTCCGTCCTTCCTCGGGGCTTCCATTGCTATCACCGATGTATCGGACGATATATCGTTTTATAAAGTTAGCGGTTCGTCGAGCGCTAACTTTTTAGGCGTCCTCCCCATTCAGGTGTGGGGGTTACAATGCTGCTGGATAAAATGACACCAGAGCTCACGGCAGAGATCGTCGAGAAGGCCCTTATCGAAAAGGGTCAGAGGCTACCTCATCACAGTCTTCACCGCTGGTGGTCGAGGCGCTTTGCCATTCTCTACAGGGCAATACTGGCCTCATACCTGACAGACTCAAAAGAGCTTGTTCGTAAAAGTCTTGATAACCCAAAAGCCGTTGAAATCCTTGCTAGAGGAAAAGTCTTCTATGAGCCGTTTATGGGTGGGGGAACCGGTCTAATCGAAGCGGCCATAATGGGTTATCATTCCATAGGGATAGATATTAATCCAGTTGCGGTTAGAATAGCCAAATCAACATCGAATCTGCTTAAAGGCAAAGTGGACGCCAAGGAAATTGAGTCGAAGGGAAAAACCATTCTCAGAAAAACCGAAGAAAAGCTAATTGAAACTGGCTGGTCATGGAATGTGGAGGGAAAGATCGTCTCCTACATCTTTGTAACTAGGGGAAAGATTCCGTCGTGGATCGACAAGTACAGCAGAAACGGAAAGCCCATTAGGATTTTAAGATGCCCCTACTGCGGCACTATCTTTGAATCCGCTAGGAGCTCTGGAAAGGAAACGTGCCCACACTGTGGAAGATCCTTTGAGGTAACTCACAAACCGAAGTTTCGCTTGGGCGAAGGATATCCCACACAGGACGGTTACACGGTATGGGCAGTTGAGGTTCGCGAGCAGGATGGAAAGAAATGGAGAAAAAGGGTCCTCGACGCCAGGGAAATCCTAAATTGGCTTCAGGAAAGTCACTTTAAAGCTATGGAAAAAGCGAACAAAGCCCGTAAGATCCTTGATCCAGTTCCTCTAGAGGATCTGATGGAAGGGAAAAGGCTAAAGCGCGAGGGCATTAAGCGGTTCTCACAGCTCTTCACCACGAGACAGCTGGCAACTTTCGTTGCCTTTGCCGAAGCCTGCAGGGAACTAGAATTAGATGAAGAGCTCATTGAAGTTTTCTCCGTGTTCCTTAGTGAGAGCGCGAAATCGTCAAGCCTTGTCGCTAAGTGGCACTCTCCAATCGGAGAGCCCGTACCGGCGGTTGCCATGAAAACCTACTGGGTTCCCGAGTACACAGTCGAGACTAATCCCCTGGCAAGGGTTCCCGAAAAACTAGTTCCACTTGCTAGAAACGCCTTGGCGTCCTCAATAAGGAGGGCGGTTCGCATAGCCAGTAGCGAGCTTAGGATTAGTAGGAACGTAGCTGTAGAGGCTAAGATAGACGATGCCAGAACGTTTGTGCCGGACAAACCCATTGATATAGCGATAGTGGACCCGCCATATATGGACACCGTTAGGAGCTACGCCTCGCTCTCGATAGTTCACTACGGTGCAATGCGCGTGTTCGATGAAATCGTTGGAATGTCCAACGATGTAGTCCTGGATAATGTGGAAAGGAACGAGATACCCCGCGATAGGACGGGCTTTGGAAAGGCCATGAAGCTTGTGTTCTCCAACATCGAGAGGGTTCTAACTCCCAGTGGGAGGGTCGTGCTGTTCTATAACAGGAAATCCGTGCTTGACTGGGAGAACATACTTCAGGCCTCCGTTGAGAGCGGACTACATCCGAGCGTTTCCTACTGGGTAATTGGGGAACCCCCAGGAAGGCTTGCTAGGTCCAGGTTGAGGGGTGTCTTTGTAGTCGTACTCACAAGAGAAAAACCTGCGAAAAGCAGAATAGTGTTTACCGAACCCCTACACAGGGCTTCCGAGGCCATATTCTTGGATAAGAAAGTTGAAAAGTCAGCCATGAAGGCGCTCTCAAATGCAATAAGCAGGATTTATAATAATGAGCTGGAGGTGGTGGTTCTCTAAATCATAACCCCTAATCCAATTTTAAGCAGGTTCTCTATTAATAGATCCGCGTCTTTCGAGACCTTCGAAAGGGATACTGGATGAGGAATCTCAAAGAGCGGGTCCCGAGGGTGTCTAAGAATCTCATCCAGAGACTCCTTGAGGGGGTTAATCCCCCATGCCAGGGCTTTCAGAAGAAAGTGGCCCTCGTAAGTTCCCAGCAGGGAGTCAGATTTTTCTACCCATTTTCTATAGAGCTTAAAGAACATTCCCCCATCCCACGTCTCCCTGAAATTCATTTTCTTGTGAAGTACAACCAGGGCCTTGTTGAACTCCTCGGTCCAGAGCCTAAAGTCTTCTTCTCCCACGATTCTACGTTTTCCGCCATCTCCAGTGCTCCCAAAGTTTAGGAGGTAGTACATCTCTGAACTGAATGGAAGGCGCCCAAGAATGAGGAAGTAGCCCGGTGAAGATCTGCCTCCATAGATACTACTCACGTATCCGATAGAGTTGCCTCGGAAGGGAAACACCGCAAGCCCAAGGTAGTGGTCAAGAAGTGCCTCCCCAGGTTCAATCCCCACGTTTATCCCGTCCACGTCGGGAACAAATGCTCTAAAGGGTCCCGCAAAGCGGACGTGCCTTCCATCTGTCACGAAGGTGTAGGCCCTGGCACGCCTGACATGAAATGTCTCGGGGAAGTAGGGCACCCACTCCGAAGGGGATTCCTCAACTTCCAGAACCATAACTGCTGAGAAGGGTGAAACCACTAATGGCTGATTATCCCTATCAAGAATCGTGAAGATAGAAAGGGGACTAGGAATTATGTTGTTGTAATACCTTTTAGATTTGTCGTGGGGAATGCCAAGAGGCTTGGCCCTTAGAACGGCGAAGTACCAAAGAAGTTGAATCAGTTCGGGAGGGATTTTGGAGTCACTAAAAAATTCGTGAACGTTCCCCCAGGTTACAAAACTTCCCGGAAAGTCCGTCCCGTAAGATTTGCCCTTTCTTTTGAGAGTTTCTATATGAACGGCACTACTGGACAAATCTATGTCCGCTGTTGTTCGAATGCCCCTAATTATAGGGGCCCCCAACATAACAACGGGATACGTTGAATATGACACAAAGAACTCCCTAATCATGTCAGAGCGTAGATCTACAAATCGTTTGTGATATGGAATATAGAGGTCGTAAAGAAAGGGAACGGCCAGGGCGTTGCCCAACCTCTCAAGTTCCGCATCTATTTTGGCAACCTCAGCGAAGAACTCCATTACCAACACCGTCCGAGCTTTATGACGAAACTGTTATAGTTCTCGGACTCGAGGTTCATGTTTGCGGTGGGTTTTATGAGTAGCCACCCGTCGAGGCAGTACCACTTGTCGTGCTCGTTCCTGATCTCCACGACTTCAATCCCTGCCTTTCTGAGTTTCTCTCCGTATTCCCGAACGAACTCTGGCCTCGTTGAAAGTTTCACGTGAATTCCCTTCTCGGCTAGCTCAATGAGGGTTTCAATTCCTTCGTCATCTAGGTAAGGGGACATTGCTTCCACACTCTCCCTCGCAATGCCTAGGAGCTTTTTAAGATAGCTTCCTCCAGGTCCGCGAAGGGAATACTCCCCGAGGAGAACCCCAATGGTGAACTCCATAAGCTTCTTTGAAACCGTGTAGGTCTGGCTGAGCCCCTCGGTGCAGCCTCTATCCACTACAACACAGGTTGTACAGCCGTCAATGCAGTAGTTGGGAACTGCCGTGAGGAGAATATCATCGAAGTAGCGGTGGGCCTTCTTGATGTCCACACCAAGCTCCTTTTCAGCTATCAACTTTTCAAGGTTTGTCTCCCCAGCTGAAGAGAGGAGAAGATGAGTTGATAGGCTGTGGACATCGAGTACTAGACCGTTTTCGATGAACTCGTTGTAGAGATTTATTATAGCGTCTCTAAGGTCTTTAAGATCGTCCTCTCTGGAAACCGATGAGACAACGGACTTGACCCTGTCAGCGTACTGAACCGTATCCTCCTCGTGCTCCTGAAGGAACTCCAGCTCCTTTCTAAAGAATTTCTCGATGAAGCTTTTATAGCAGTTTCCGTCTCCGTACCCGTTGGCCTTACACCACTCGTTGAGGGCGCCGATGATGTCTATGGCTCCAATAGGGCTGTTCTCGGCCACGAGAACCAACCCTTCCCTCTCGTCGTAGAGGTAAACCAGGTTGCTCGTTTCAATCTGGAGCTCCACGGAAACGTAGGAAAGAAACGCGTGGGAGAGGGAGTGGAGTATCGTCTTGGTGGCCCACTCGAGGAACTTCCTGAAATACCTACCATCGTATGGCATGCTCTTGACGAGGAGGTTCTCCCTCATCCAGAGATATTCCTTGAGTAGGCTGTTGCTCCTCTTCCTCAAGAGGTCGTAGGTCCTGAAACCTTTCTCAGCCTTATCGTAAATGAAAAACTTGGTCAGTAGGACATCACCGAGCTTGACCTCAGGACCGCCCTTCCAAAGCTCATACGTGAGGACCTTGGCAAGCTCAGGAGAACGGAGGGCCTTCTCATCGAGGACCGTTCTAACGACCAGCTCAAGGAACTCGGGAGCAATTCTGAAGCCGATTATGTTGGTCTTAGGAAGCGACCTTCTGAAGGGAACTTTAAACTTGAATACGACCGGGAGGCCGGATTCGGGCATCGAAAGGTGGGCGGAGGGATACTCCTCCTCAATCCGGACGTTCCTCATGACTATCGGAGATAATAGACCATTGGTATTATCAATGCCACTGTAACTCCTCTCAACGTCAAGGAAGACCTTTGGAAAGATGCGTCTCGTCCACTTCCACTTTCTGCCCCCACATTCGTTACCATACTTGCACCATTTACGGAAGGGACACTTCACGTCAAGGGGATCGGTTGAGAGGCCGTATCCAGAAGTGCAGTACCACGTGTAAGTAAGATCAGTTGGCTCGTAGATCTTACCCCTGTGGCCTTTTTTCCTAAGCTCATCAACGTAGATGTCCCGGATACTTTGTTTATTCAGTTTCTTCTTAAGCACTTCCTTAATGAACTCGGAGCCATACTTTATGTAAACTCTCTCCCGTTTTTTCGGATTGATTGAGACCGCCAGGATTATGTAGCCATCTTTGGCTTCTAAAACACTCACGGGTTTAATCTTAAAGACATGCTCGGGATAGATTGCCCCCATCGTCTCGTGGGTGTCGCTAATGGTGGCATCGTGAACAGGGTTTCTTGGATCAAAACCCAAGTCCTTTATTGATTGGGGATGAACGTACATATAGCCCTGGTGATTGTAGTAGTCAGTGTTCTTGATTTTGACGAACCAGGTATGGGAGCCACTGATGCCATCTCTGTCCTCTAGGGATATCGGCTCGAAGGGGGGATAGCGATAGAAGAGGGTCTGAAGAGGAAGACTTTGCTCATAGTAACCCTTCTCTGAATTCTTGGAGGGAAGCCTAATATTAACCTCCCGGTCAACGGGATCGGCCGTGACCGACTTCAAACCAGTCAGAGCGCTCAGGACCTCACCAACATACACCCCGGATTCAGATAGTTCAAGAAGGAGTCTGAGTATGAAGACCGTCCTGTCGTCTATGTTTTCAAAGAGATTGGTGGGGTTTGAGACATTATCAAACACTTGAGCTATGGCGTTGAGTTCATTCGCACGCTCATTGAGAGTGTCCTCAATGAAATCATGCAACCTGCTTGCTTCTCCAAGAGCCTTTTTGCGCTTCTCTTTCTGAGATTTGAAAAGAGCACCTCCCTCACTTCCCTTCTTAAGACGGCGAATCATCTTTTTCAGTTTCTTTCTTGCACCGTGAATGACATCGTCGGCAATGTCAGACAGAACCTCATAATAGCAATCAACACACCCCATATCAATCTCATTGCTAGAGTAGCACTTCTCAGAACCCTTCTGGCACTTATCAAGTGCTTCAAGAGCTTCTTGCAGTTTAATGATGAGCTCCTCAAGGA contains:
- a CDS encoding MFS transporter, whose product is MEAPRKDGTYDMAYAKRAMLVVIILPLLVMYTEAMLTPALPTIQKEFGINPNDVSWVLTVYLLVGTVSAAILGKLGDMYGKKKMFLVALGFYTLGVILNGFAPSFQWLLVSRGIQGLGMAIFPLAFSLVREEFPPEMVPQVQGMISAMFGVGMVIALPLGAYVTQNFGWRWTYHSAAPFAVLMFILAWRVLRESRYVNPGKLDWPGALFLVWAVVPALVAVTRAPNVGWRAEQTLVLFGVSIIGIIALYLWEKRTDNPLIPLDIISSRNPAIVNLGIMFAAFGISMMSQANTYIFQMKPPYGFGKTILESGLLMTPMALAMLIVAPLAGKLMPRTGAKPLAITGALTASAGLALLSQYATQLSLTQFVALITVVGAGITLMNVSFINVLVFSVPPRVMGVATGANSLFRNFGSTWGPAIAGTVMSTYYILVHIPQAPVPIKIPTEKAYEVLFGTSALVYLFLALLSLAIVEVMKGGKIHEVENGGEREITVG